A part of Saccharomonospora amisosensis genomic DNA contains:
- a CDS encoding DUF3558 domain-containing protein produces the protein MAVLLTGAACARTVPGTATLAPVVRQSDELPGYGAPKVEKPLDIDYFLANPCAALTDAQIVKYYGEGNVKSPKLDEATGPECRWYTPKQGPAGINIIYPDIHDLGLTALYDSKYMYAFLYELEPVDGYPVVAYGILDERAEGECALRIGTSDRATIDVTIRLGERKIGKLDPCEDGRAVAVDIIRNIKARN, from the coding sequence ATGGCTGTGCTGCTGACCGGTGCGGCATGCGCTCGCACCGTGCCGGGAACTGCCACCCTCGCACCCGTGGTGCGACAGAGCGACGAACTGCCGGGCTACGGCGCCCCGAAGGTCGAAAAACCGCTTGATATCGACTACTTCCTGGCCAACCCGTGTGCGGCGCTGACCGACGCGCAGATTGTCAAGTACTACGGGGAGGGAAACGTGAAGTCTCCCAAGCTTGACGAAGCCACCGGCCCGGAATGCAGGTGGTACACGCCAAAACAAGGCCCAGCGGGCATCAACATCATTTATCCCGATATCCACGACTTGGGCCTGACCGCGTTGTACGACAGCAAGTACATGTACGCCTTCCTTTACGAGCTGGAACCTGTGGACGGGTACCCGGTGGTCGCCTACGGCATCCTGGACGAGCGCGCGGAAGGCGAGTGCGCGCTCCGCATCGGTACCAGCGACCGCGCCACCATCGACGTCACGATACGTCTTGGTGAGCGCAAGATCGGAAAGCTTGATCCGTGCGAGGACGGGCGCGCCGTGGCGGTCGACATCAT